Genomic segment of Synechococcus sp. A18-25c:
CTGATGCCTCCGCAAGTTCGAAGTAGCTCGGACGACGGCTCTCCGGAATACGGTCGATGGCTCGTTCTCCGGGCTTGAGCACCAGTGCGGCCACCATGACCAGCTGATCGAGAGCGATCGGCGCTGTTGCCATGGCTTCAGCGATGCCGATGCCGGCCAGTGAATGGCCGACGAGAACTGGGGGTTGAGGTCCGCACCGCTCCAGTTGATCGCGGATTGCTTCGCCGTAAGCCTGCAAGGTCACTTGATCGCGCGGCGTTGGATCTTGCCCATGTCCTGGCAGATCGAAACTCACCGCTTGATGACCTTCACGCCGGAGTACTTCAGCACAAGCGTCCCAGCACCAACTGCCATGAGATCCACCATGCACGAGTAAGAACACAGCCATGGACTCTCAGGTCAAACGTTGCATGAAAATTCTGATGTGATCGGTTGGGATCAGCTCGTCAGTGATGCATCTGAGAGGTCAATGAAACCATTCAGAAAAGGCATCACTCCCCCTGTGATCCTCACGCGCTCGCCAGCGAGTTGGCAGTGAAGGGATCCACGCCGCTTCGACAGTTGCCGAGCATCAAGGGTGCTGCGTCCCAATCGCTCAGCCCAGTAGGGAATGAGGCTGCAGTGGGCTGATCCGGTCACGGGGTCTTCATCAATCCCAATCCCCGGTGCGAAAAATCGGCTGACAAAATCCACTTCATGGCCCTGAGCCGTCACGATCAACCCCCGACCGGGCAGTGATGCCACAACTCCAAGGTCTGGTGTCAGCCCCTGAACCGTTGATTCATCGGCGACAACAGCGATCAGGTCTTCTCCAAGCAGGCAGGCCAATGGGGTGACCCCCAGAGCGTTGCGTATCCCTTCCGGTGGATCGCAGGGCTTGGCGCGTTGGATTGGAAAGTTGAGCGTAAGACCTTCACCCTGACGCTCAACGACCAGTTCTCCGCTGTTGGAATCGAACTGAATCTGATCAGATTCATGGTCTTGCTGAAACAGCACGTAGGCGGCGCCGAGCGTGGCGTGACCGCAGAGATCCACTTCGCAGCTGGGAGTGAACCAACGAATCCTGTAGCACCCGTCAGCTTCCACCACAAAGGCTGTTTCAGAGAGGTTGATTTCCGCTGCGATCGCTTGCATCAGTGCGTCGGGTAGCCAGGCATCCAACATGCAGATGGCAGCCGGATTGCCTTCAAATGGGGCATTAGCAAAGGCAGCCACCTGCTGGATGGGAATGGCCTGGTTCATGACGTCTGCTTGCTTTGACGGCGTTCCACCTGTGTGAACACGAGCCAGGCCAGGGTGGCCAATCCACCTCCGGCCCAGTCATTGCGCAGCAGTTCCACGAGAGCAACCGTGCTCGCTGCAATGCGAAGACCGCGTAACAACAGCTGTTTGAGCGAGGGTGCTGAAGGTGTGTTCTGATCCATCCAACTGATGGCTCTTTGAGCCTTCTTTAAAACACTGGATCCTCCTTGCCTCCACCCGAGAGGATGGTTGTTTTCACCTGACGCATTCATGTCAACGTTTCTAGTCACCGGCTCTAACCGGGGGATCGGTTTCGAGTTTTGTCGACAACTGCAGCGGCGCGGGGATCAGGTGATCGCTGTGTGCCGTGAGCCCTCAGACGAGCTTCAGGCACTACCTGTACGCATTGAAGCCGGTTTGGATCAAACGTCTCGGGATGCACCCGATCAACTGGCTCGCAGGCTTGAAGGAACGGTGTTGGATGGTGTGATCCTCAATGCCGGAATTCTGGAGACCATCGCTTTCGATCAGCTGGATCCTGATGCCATTCGCCGCCAGTTCGAGGTGAATGCTTTGGCTCCGCTGATGTTGGCTCAAGCTCTATCTGAATTGATGCCGGCAGGTTCCAAGTTGTCGCTCATGAGTAGCCGGATGGCGTCGATGGATGACAACACGTCTGGTGGTTCCTATGGCTATCGGATGTCGAAAGCAGCTCTGAATAGTGCAGCAAAATCACTGGCCTTTGACCTGAAACCGCGTGGCATTGCTGTAGCAATTCTGCATCCTGGATTGGTTCGAACACGCATGATCCGCTTTAATCCCAACGGAATTTCTCCAGAGACCGCTGTTCGAGGACTGCTGCAAAGAATCGATGCGCTTTCCTTGGAAACGTCAGGAACATTTTGGCATGCCAATGGTGAGATTCTTCCCTGGTGACCCGGCTAAAAGCATCAAACGAGACCGACGATTTTTATCTCTTCTGGACTCATTGAAGACCTGTTTGGTTCAGGAGCTGATCGGCAATTCCTTCCGCATCTTGAGGCCAAATAGCTGTTTCACGATACAACGTTGATAGACGTGTATTGTAATTCTGAATCGAAAGTATTTTTGAGGTAATTGCGTCTTGATATTGTTGAGCTAACTGATTAAGTGCTGTGATATCAGTGAGACCTGCATTCATTCGGGCCACTGCTGCAATATATGCAATTTTAGACGAATCAGCTGCTGCTTTCGCAGTCATGAACTCAAGC
This window contains:
- a CDS encoding alpha/beta fold hydrolase translates to MAVFLLVHGGSHGSWCWDACAEVLRREGHQAVSFDLPGHGQDPTPRDQVTLQAYGEAIRDQLERCGPQPPVLVGHSLAGIGIAEAMATAPIALDQLVMVAALVLKPGERAIDRIPESRRPSYFELAEASDDQSISLHADVTRKLFFNDLNESQAAAYHAQLTPQPLGVYLEESPFDLSTLTCPRHYLACRDDQALGLESNLLYAARLGGTTRILEAGHDVMLSEPDMLAQVLMALLGRG
- a CDS encoding PhzF family phenazine biosynthesis protein, encoding MNQAIPIQQVAAFANAPFEGNPAAICMLDAWLPDALMQAIAAEINLSETAFVVEADGCYRIRWFTPSCEVDLCGHATLGAAYVLFQQDHESDQIQFDSNSGELVVERQGEGLTLNFPIQRAKPCDPPEGIRNALGVTPLACLLGEDLIAVVADESTVQGLTPDLGVVASLPGRGLIVTAQGHEVDFVSRFFAPGIGIDEDPVTGSAHCSLIPYWAERLGRSTLDARQLSKRRGSLHCQLAGERVRITGGVMPFLNGFIDLSDASLTS
- a CDS encoding SDR family oxidoreductase; this translates as MSTFLVTGSNRGIGFEFCRQLQRRGDQVIAVCREPSDELQALPVRIEAGLDQTSRDAPDQLARRLEGTVLDGVILNAGILETIAFDQLDPDAIRRQFEVNALAPLMLAQALSELMPAGSKLSLMSSRMASMDDNTSGGSYGYRMSKAALNSAAKSLAFDLKPRGIAVAILHPGLVRTRMIRFNPNGISPETAVRGLLQRIDALSLETSGTFWHANGEILPW